In Betaproteobacteria bacterium, the following proteins share a genomic window:
- a CDS encoding IS3 family transposase (programmed frameshift), giving the protein MKKSDFTETQIIGILGEADAGLKVQDICRKHGISPATFHRWKSKYGGMDASDLRRVKELEAENAKLKRMYADLSLENDGLKNLIFKKTLRPPEQREAVRYLVAEQKFSVSRACAAIGLSRSAWYKAPQDRLVRDAEVIDALQDLAERHPRRGFWKYRDRLRLDGRPWNHKRIYRVYCELGLNHRRRTKKRLGDRPRQPLVVPAEPSRIWALDFMHDTLYCGRCFRTMNVLDEGVRECLGIEIDTSLPGDRVVRTLDEIKSWRGVPDAIRCDNGPELLSQPFVNWCEQNGVEILYIQPGKPNQNAYIERFHKTFRDELLSAYLFDDLDQVRDLAWNWMLDYNEERPHDSLGKVPPSVFRERWEAENSNFELST; this is encoded by the exons GGGATTTTGGGTGAGGCCGATGCTGGGCTAAAGGTCCAGGACATCTGCCGGAAGCACGGGATTAGCCCCGCGACCTTCCATCGCTGGAAATCCAAGTACGGGGGCATGGATGCTTCTGATCTGAGGCGAGTCAAGGAGCTCGAGGCCGAGAACGCCAAGCTCAAGCGGATGTACGCCGATCTGAGCCTGGAGAACGATGGCCTGAAGAACTTGATCT TCAAAAAAACTCTGAGGCCACCGGAGCAAAGAGAAGCCGTGAGGTATCTGGTGGCCGAGCAGAAATTTTCCGTGAGCCGTGCCTGCGCCGCGATCGGGCTGTCGCGTTCGGCCTGGTACAAGGCGCCGCAGGATCGATTGGTGCGCGACGCCGAGGTCATTGATGCGTTGCAGGACCTGGCAGAGAGGCACCCGCGCCGCGGCTTCTGGAAGTACCGGGACCGCCTGCGGCTGGATGGTCGGCCCTGGAATCACAAGCGGATCTACCGTGTGTACTGTGAGTTGGGCTTGAATCACCGACGGCGGACGAAGAAGCGGCTGGGCGACCGGCCGCGTCAGCCCTTGGTTGTTCCAGCAGAGCCGAGCCGAATCTGGGCACTCGACTTCATGCACGACACGTTGTACTGCGGGCGCTGCTTCCGAACGATGAATGTGCTGGACGAAGGTGTGCGCGAGTGCTTGGGGATCGAGATCGACACATCGCTTCCAGGCGACAGAGTCGTGCGGACCCTGGACGAAATCAAAAGCTGGCGCGGCGTGCCGGATGCCATCCGATGCGACAACGGGCCAGAACTGCTGAGTCAGCCGTTTGTGAACTGGTGCGAGCAGAACGGCGTTGAGATCCTGTACATCCAGCCCGGGAAGCCGAACCAGAACGCATACATCGAAAGGTTCCACAAGACGTTCCGTGACGAACTGCTCAGCGCATACCTGTTCGACGACCTTGACCAGGTGCGGGATCTGGCCTGGAACTGGATGCTCGACTACAACGAGGAGCGACCGCACGACAGCCTTGGCAAGGTACCGCCGTCGGTCTTCAGGGAGAGATGGGAAGCCGAAAACTCTAACTTCGAACTGTCCACTTGA
- a CDS encoding restriction endonuclease gives MIDFTELPADGVKFEQLIRELLVRSAFDVHWTGVGPDGGRDLIAVENVAGLLAPFQRKWLVSCKHFANANRSVGVDDVRDMSDTCAAVGASGFLLACSTQPSSALVRRFEEIEAQRRLVVRYWDGVEIENRLSAPQTLPLIYLFFPASAAAVPWHIYATLSPSFWAANYKDYLVYLASRTAHSFPSLVEVEEIVARLESIKLPEGSDWARHHLRPRAVHFDDKHEQFTVFADYLFPEGQMADVVGPQALNEILRDGMGLHGDEDSMWYITFWDIRYVPCTQISEHFHLDHKNYYEPFMRQYQLGAARNRLLSDMI, from the coding sequence ATGATCGACTTCACCGAGTTGCCCGCAGACGGAGTCAAATTTGAGCAGCTCATACGAGAGTTGCTGGTTCGTTCCGCCTTCGACGTCCACTGGACTGGCGTCGGCCCCGATGGCGGCCGGGACCTAATTGCCGTTGAAAACGTCGCGGGCTTACTTGCGCCCTTCCAACGCAAATGGCTGGTCAGCTGTAAGCACTTCGCGAACGCAAACAGATCTGTTGGAGTAGACGACGTTCGAGACATGAGCGACACTTGCGCGGCAGTCGGCGCAAGCGGCTTTTTGCTTGCCTGCTCTACACAACCATCATCTGCACTCGTTCGACGATTTGAAGAAATCGAAGCTCAACGCAGACTTGTCGTCCGCTATTGGGATGGCGTCGAAATAGAAAATCGACTTTCCGCACCGCAAACTCTTCCGCTCATTTATCTGTTCTTCCCAGCCAGCGCCGCAGCAGTGCCTTGGCATATCTATGCCACGCTATCACCTTCATTCTGGGCAGCCAATTACAAGGACTACCTCGTGTACTTGGCGTCACGGACTGCCCACTCTTTTCCATCACTGGTTGAAGTAGAAGAGATTGTCGCACGACTAGAGAGCATCAAATTGCCGGAAGGCAGTGATTGGGCGCGCCATCACCTCCGCCCGAGAGCCGTTCATTTTGACGATAAGCACGAGCAGTTTACTGTATTCGCCGACTACCTGTTTCCTGAAGGACAGATGGCAGATGTTGTGGGCCCGCAAGCATTGAATGAAATACTGCGTGACGGAATGGGCCTTCATGGCGATGAAGATAGCATGTGGTACATTACATTCTGGGACATCCGATATGTACCCTGCACGCAGATCAGCGAGCATTTTCATCTTGACCACAAAAACTACTACGAGCCGTTCATGCGCCAGTATCAACTTGGTGCGGCGCGCAACCGCTTGTTGAGCGATATGATCTAG
- a CDS encoding ATP-binding protein: MESKSKDTPFRRQRADDLAGRLREPRHFIQVVTGARQVGKITMVGQVLDTLGRPGIYASADEPTLRNAAWLHAQWDEARRLARSNEPDGAVLIVDEIQKVDGWAEVTKRLWDEDTRTATRLQVVLLGSAPLLVQRGLTESLAGRFETLQVQHWSYGEMRAAFGLTLDEFLYFGAYPGAMSLRHDPARWRLYVLEALIETTISRDVLLLTRVDKPALLRRLFDLSCRYSGQILSYNKMIGQLQDAGNTTTLAHYLDLLAGVGMVRGLEKFAGEAVRRRGSSPKLQVMNTALMTATSGLTPEAALADREFRGRLVESAVGAHLANAAAAGECELFYWRESSREVDFIVRSNREITAIEVKSGRAPAGPPGLLAFEQLFRPRRTLVVGDAQLPVEEFLTQPVARWLEC; encoded by the coding sequence ATGGAGAGCAAATCGAAAGACACTCCTTTCCGCCGCCAGCGCGCCGACGATCTTGCAGGTCGTCTGCGCGAGCCCCGGCACTTCATCCAGGTCGTCACCGGCGCCCGCCAGGTGGGCAAGATAACGATGGTGGGCCAGGTCCTCGACACACTCGGACGACCCGGCATTTACGCCTCGGCAGACGAACCGACATTGCGCAACGCTGCCTGGCTGCATGCGCAGTGGGATGAGGCGCGCCGGCTCGCGCGCAGCAACGAGCCGGACGGCGCGGTCCTGATCGTCGATGAAATCCAGAAGGTGGACGGCTGGGCCGAAGTCACCAAACGCCTGTGGGACGAGGATACGCGAACTGCGACGCGCCTGCAGGTGGTGCTTCTGGGTTCGGCGCCACTGCTGGTCCAGCGCGGGCTGACCGAGAGCCTCGCCGGTCGCTTCGAGACACTGCAGGTCCAGCATTGGTCTTATGGCGAAATGCGCGCGGCATTCGGATTGACGCTGGATGAATTCCTCTATTTCGGCGCCTATCCCGGCGCCATGTCACTGCGCCACGACCCGGCGCGCTGGCGCCTGTATGTACTCGAGGCATTGATCGAGACGACGATTTCCCGCGACGTCCTATTGCTCACGCGCGTCGACAAGCCGGCGTTGCTGCGACGACTGTTCGATCTCAGCTGCCGGTACTCGGGACAGATCCTGTCCTACAACAAGATGATCGGACAGCTGCAGGATGCCGGCAACACCACGACCCTGGCCCATTACCTGGACCTGCTGGCAGGCGTCGGCATGGTGCGCGGGCTGGAGAAGTTCGCCGGGGAAGCCGTGCGCCGACGCGGCTCGAGTCCCAAGCTGCAGGTGATGAACACGGCGCTGATGACGGCGACCTCGGGCCTGACGCCCGAGGCGGCGCTGGCCGACCGCGAGTTCCGCGGTCGCCTGGTCGAATCGGCGGTCGGCGCCCACCTGGCCAATGCCGCCGCCGCCGGCGAGTGTGAGCTCTTCTACTGGCGGGAGAGCTCCCGCGAAGTGGACTTCATCGTGCGCAGCAACCGCGAAATCACGGCCATCGAGGTCAAGAGCGGGCGCGCGCCCGCCGGCCCACCGGGTCTGCTGGCCTTCGAGCAGTTGTTCCGGCCCCGACGCACGCTGGTGGTCGGCGATGCGCAGCTGCCCGTGGAGGAGTTCCTGACGCAGCCGGTGGCGCGCTGGCTTGAATGCTGA